Proteins encoded by one window of Taeniopygia guttata chromosome 1A, bTaeGut7.mat, whole genome shotgun sequence:
- the HDHD5 gene encoding haloacid dehalogenase-like hydrolase domain-containing 5 isoform X1 has product MGGVVREERRCAGRMGAVVREERRCARADGAARLAEGRPGAAAAAAVPRALQPAAGLRVPVRCGRRAGAGQPARARSPPRLPEAGGQQRAAAGARRVPDQRRELPALGQGPRAVPGAGAAGVSGAGGAVPQPPAALQPVPPEVHAGGRAGAPGGERPRVSFAPRGALCCCCSCPTPSLALACSAPEAQGDTKPPPTTGFPTIEGVILFGEPVRWETSLQLIADVLLSNGNPGAELQDVPYPHLPILACNMDLLWMAEAKMPRFGHGTFLLCLESIYKKVTGRELKYEALIGKPSPVTYRYARYLIQQQAEKQGWKAPIRRLYAVGDNPMSDVYGANLYNNYLKSAQQSQVQAGLKRSPQAASPQAEVSLELRNDCNSSVESCESILVCTGVYRHNGDVPKETVETVFHGHRDFSFDPSLVEASYVVQDVDDAVQLAFKKENWS; this is encoded by the exons ATGGGAGGTGTAGTCCGGGAGGAGCGGCGCTGTGCCGGGCGGATGGGAG CTGTAGTCCGGGAGGAGCGGCGCTGTGCCCGGGCGGATGGCGCTGCGCGGCTCGCTGAGGGCCGGCCGGGCGCTGCTGCGGCGGCCGCCGTCCCGCGGGCTCTGCAGCCGG CCGCCGGCCTTCGGGTTCCTGTTCGATGTGGACGGCGTGCTGGTGCGGGGCAGCCAGCCCGTGCCCGCAGCCCGCCGCGCCTTCCAGAGGCTGGCGGACAGCAGCGGGCGGCTGCGGGTGCCCGTCGTGTTCCTGACCAACGCCGGGAACTGCCTGCGCTCGGCCAAGGCCCGAGAGCTGTCCCAGGCGCTGGGGCTGCAG GTGTCTCCGGAGCAGGTGgtgctgtcccacagcccccTGCAGCTCTTCAGCCAGTTCCACCAGAGGTGCATGCtggtggccgggcaggggcccCTGGAGGAGAACGCCCACGAGTATCCTTTGCGCCTCGtggtgctctgtgctgctgctgctcctgccctacCCCTAGCCTGGCACTCGCTTGCTCAGCTCCTGAAGCGCAAGGAGACACAAAG cctcctcccaccactGGCTTCCCCACTATAGAAG GGGTGATTCTGTTTGGTGAGCCAGTGAGGTGGGAGACAAGCCTGCAACTCATTGCTGATGTACTCCTGAGCAATGGGAaccctggggcagagctgcaggatgtACCATACCCTCATCTGCCTATCCTTGCCTGCAACATGGACCTCCTGTGGATGGCTGAAGCCAAGATGCCCAG GTTCGGCCATGGCACTTTCCTTCTCTGCTTGGAGAGCATTTACAAGAAGGTGACAGGCAGGGAGCTGAAGTATGAGGCCTTGATtggcaaacccagcccagtcACCTACCGCTATGCCCGATACTTGATCCAACAGCAGGCAGagaagcagggctggaaggCTCCCATCCGACGCCTCTATGCAGTTGG GGATAACCCTATGTCTGACGTCTATGGGGCAAACCTCTACAACAACTACCTCAAGTCAGCTCAGCAGAGCCAGGTCCAGGCTGGGCTGAAGAGGAGCCCACAGGCAGCCAGTCCCCAGGCTGAGGTTTCCCTGGAGCTGAGGAATGACTGCAACAGTTCAGTGGAGAGCTGCGAGTCGATTCTGGTCTGCACTGGGGTCTACCGCCACAACGGCGACGTTCCCAAGGAAACAGTGGAGACAGTGTTCCACGGACATCGGGACTTCTCCTTCGACCCCAGCCTGGTGGAGGCATCTTACGTAGTGCAGGATGTGGATGATGCTGTGcaacttgcttttaaaaaagaaaactggagCTAG
- the HDHD5 gene encoding haloacid dehalogenase-like hydrolase domain-containing 5 isoform X2, producing MALRGSLRAGRALLRRPPSRGLCSRPPAFGFLFDVDGVLVRGSQPVPAARRAFQRLADSSGRLRVPVVFLTNAGNCLRSAKARELSQALGLQVSPEQVVLSHSPLQLFSQFHQRCMLVAGQGPLEENAHDLGFKHVVTIEALRKAYPLLDMVDLSRRPKELPPPTTGFPTIEGVILFGEPVRWETSLQLIADVLLSNGNPGAELQDVPYPHLPILACNMDLLWMAEAKMPRFGHGTFLLCLESIYKKVTGRELKYEALIGKPSPVTYRYARYLIQQQAEKQGWKAPIRRLYAVGDNPMSDVYGANLYNNYLKSAQQSQVQAGLKRSPQAASPQAEVSLELRNDCNSSVESCESILVCTGVYRHNGDVPKETVETVFHGHRDFSFDPSLVEASYVVQDVDDAVQLAFKKENWS from the exons ATGGCGCTGCGCGGCTCGCTGAGGGCCGGCCGGGCGCTGCTGCGGCGGCCGCCGTCCCGCGGGCTCTGCAGCCGG CCGCCGGCCTTCGGGTTCCTGTTCGATGTGGACGGCGTGCTGGTGCGGGGCAGCCAGCCCGTGCCCGCAGCCCGCCGCGCCTTCCAGAGGCTGGCGGACAGCAGCGGGCGGCTGCGGGTGCCCGTCGTGTTCCTGACCAACGCCGGGAACTGCCTGCGCTCGGCCAAGGCCCGAGAGCTGTCCCAGGCGCTGGGGCTGCAG GTGTCTCCGGAGCAGGTGgtgctgtcccacagcccccTGCAGCTCTTCAGCCAGTTCCACCAGAGGTGCATGCtggtggccgggcaggggcccCTGGAGGAGAACGCCCACGA CCTGGGGTTCAAGCATGTGGTCACCATAGAGGCCCTGAGGAAGGCATATCCCCTGTTAGACATGGTGGACCTGAGCCGGAGGCCAAAAGAACTG cctcctcccaccactGGCTTCCCCACTATAGAAG GGGTGATTCTGTTTGGTGAGCCAGTGAGGTGGGAGACAAGCCTGCAACTCATTGCTGATGTACTCCTGAGCAATGGGAaccctggggcagagctgcaggatgtACCATACCCTCATCTGCCTATCCTTGCCTGCAACATGGACCTCCTGTGGATGGCTGAAGCCAAGATGCCCAG GTTCGGCCATGGCACTTTCCTTCTCTGCTTGGAGAGCATTTACAAGAAGGTGACAGGCAGGGAGCTGAAGTATGAGGCCTTGATtggcaaacccagcccagtcACCTACCGCTATGCCCGATACTTGATCCAACAGCAGGCAGagaagcagggctggaaggCTCCCATCCGACGCCTCTATGCAGTTGG GGATAACCCTATGTCTGACGTCTATGGGGCAAACCTCTACAACAACTACCTCAAGTCAGCTCAGCAGAGCCAGGTCCAGGCTGGGCTGAAGAGGAGCCCACAGGCAGCCAGTCCCCAGGCTGAGGTTTCCCTGGAGCTGAGGAATGACTGCAACAGTTCAGTGGAGAGCTGCGAGTCGATTCTGGTCTGCACTGGGGTCTACCGCCACAACGGCGACGTTCCCAAGGAAACAGTGGAGACAGTGTTCCACGGACATCGGGACTTCTCCTTCGACCCCAGCCTGGTGGAGGCATCTTACGTAGTGCAGGATGTGGATGATGCTGTGcaacttgcttttaaaaaagaaaactggagCTAG
- the HDHD5 gene encoding haloacid dehalogenase-like hydrolase domain-containing 5 isoform X3 yields MALRGSLRAGRALLRRPPSRGLCSRPPAFGFLFDVDGVLVRGSQPVPAARRAFQRLADSSGRLRVPVVFLTNAGNCLRSAKARELSQALGLQPPPTTGFPTIEGVILFGEPVRWETSLQLIADVLLSNGNPGAELQDVPYPHLPILACNMDLLWMAEAKMPRFGHGTFLLCLESIYKKVTGRELKYEALIGKPSPVTYRYARYLIQQQAEKQGWKAPIRRLYAVGDNPMSDVYGANLYNNYLKSAQQSQVQAGLKRSPQAASPQAEVSLELRNDCNSSVESCESILVCTGVYRHNGDVPKETVETVFHGHRDFSFDPSLVEASYVVQDVDDAVQLAFKKENWS; encoded by the exons ATGGCGCTGCGCGGCTCGCTGAGGGCCGGCCGGGCGCTGCTGCGGCGGCCGCCGTCCCGCGGGCTCTGCAGCCGG CCGCCGGCCTTCGGGTTCCTGTTCGATGTGGACGGCGTGCTGGTGCGGGGCAGCCAGCCCGTGCCCGCAGCCCGCCGCGCCTTCCAGAGGCTGGCGGACAGCAGCGGGCGGCTGCGGGTGCCCGTCGTGTTCCTGACCAACGCCGGGAACTGCCTGCGCTCGGCCAAGGCCCGAGAGCTGTCCCAGGCGCTGGGGCTGCAG cctcctcccaccactGGCTTCCCCACTATAGAAG GGGTGATTCTGTTTGGTGAGCCAGTGAGGTGGGAGACAAGCCTGCAACTCATTGCTGATGTACTCCTGAGCAATGGGAaccctggggcagagctgcaggatgtACCATACCCTCATCTGCCTATCCTTGCCTGCAACATGGACCTCCTGTGGATGGCTGAAGCCAAGATGCCCAG GTTCGGCCATGGCACTTTCCTTCTCTGCTTGGAGAGCATTTACAAGAAGGTGACAGGCAGGGAGCTGAAGTATGAGGCCTTGATtggcaaacccagcccagtcACCTACCGCTATGCCCGATACTTGATCCAACAGCAGGCAGagaagcagggctggaaggCTCCCATCCGACGCCTCTATGCAGTTGG GGATAACCCTATGTCTGACGTCTATGGGGCAAACCTCTACAACAACTACCTCAAGTCAGCTCAGCAGAGCCAGGTCCAGGCTGGGCTGAAGAGGAGCCCACAGGCAGCCAGTCCCCAGGCTGAGGTTTCCCTGGAGCTGAGGAATGACTGCAACAGTTCAGTGGAGAGCTGCGAGTCGATTCTGGTCTGCACTGGGGTCTACCGCCACAACGGCGACGTTCCCAAGGAAACAGTGGAGACAGTGTTCCACGGACATCGGGACTTCTCCTTCGACCCCAGCCTGGTGGAGGCATCTTACGTAGTGCAGGATGTGGATGATGCTGTGcaacttgcttttaaaaaagaaaactggagCTAG
- the TMEM121B gene encoding transmembrane protein 121B, with product MHRAASNQRSVSSSSGSFQPPPPPPPPPPPHAADRQPLFQRGSSSGGSRRGSGSSSGSARARRPRSPRSSAEEEEEEEEEEEEEDSSSISKPLVPPPATPLPAAASPLPSSSSSISSGGGGVSPGRGMTAAELYGAAAAGGRRWGFQALSLVLLLGQGALLDLYLIAVTDLYWCSWIATDLVLAAGWGIFFCRNSRARRRERPPPPPGPPPPHPLLLHGPPGGRGAGGRGAGVPPRGGDFAYAHLAWLIYSIAFTPKAALILGTSILELIELRLPLGTTGFRITLALSAPLLYCLLRAIGTEGAGQLLLPPQPPPQHRAAAAFLATCLDLLDSFSLLELVLQPGRPAPLPAPLRYLLIAVYFLCLASPVLWLYELSAARPPGAARLALHLLLPAGLLDAPLLALRCLLLLRYQQPLSLFMLKNLFFLTCRGLEALETCCLLRPAAAPPPAKYGPAAAAPAAAPLAHGLSDVDVGPHGYVNALAVTAQG from the exons ATGCACCGCGCTGCCTCCAACCAGCGCTCGGTCTCCTCCTCCTCGGGCTCCTTCCagccgccaccgccgccgccgccgccgccgccgccgcacgCCGCCGACCGGCAGCCCCTcttccagaggggctccagcagcggcggcagccGGCGGGGCTCGGGGTCCAGCTCGGGCTCGGCGCGGGCCCGCCGCCCTCGCAGCCCTCGCAGCAGCGccgaggaagaggaggaagaggaggaggaggaggaggaggaggacagcagcagcatcagcaaGCCCCTGGTGCCGCCGCCCGCCACCCCGctgcccgccgccgcctcgccgctccccagcagcagcagcagcatcagcagcggcggcggcggcgtgAGCCCGGGCCGCGGCATGACGGCGGCGGAGCTGtacggggcggcggcggcgggcg ggcGGCGCTGGGGCTTCCAGGCGctgtccctggtgctgctgctggggcagggcgCGCTGCTGGACCTCTACCTGATCGCCGTCACCGACCTGTACTGGTGCAGCTGGATCGCCACCGACCTGGTGCTGGCGGCCGGCTGGGGCATCTTCTTCTGCCGCAACAGCCGGGCGCGCCGCCGGGAgcggcccccgccgcccccggggccgccgccgccgcaccCGCTGCTGCTGCACGGCCCccccggcggccgcggggccgggggccgcggggccggggtcCCCCCCCGCGGCGGCGACTTCGCCTACGCGCACCTCGCCTGGCTCATCTACTCCATCGCCTTCACGCCCAAGGCGGCGCTGATCCTGGGCACCTCCATCCTGGAGCTGATCGAGCTGCGCCTGCCGCTGGGCACCACCGGGTTCCGCATCACGCTGGCGCTCTCCGCGCCGCTGCTGTACTGCCTGCTGCGGGCCATCGGCACCGAGGGCGCCGGACAGCTGCTCCTgccgccgcagccgccgccgcagcaccgcgccgccgccgccttccTCGCCACCTGCCTCGACCTGCTCGACAGCTtctccctgctggagctggtcTTGCAGCCCGGGCggccggcgccgctgcccgccccgcTGCGCTACCTGCTCATCGCCGTCTACTTCCTCTGCCTGGCCTCGCCGGTGCTGTGGCTGTACGAGCTcagcgccgcccgcccgcccggcgccgcccgcCTCGCCCTGCACCTCCTGCTGCCCGCCGGGCTGCTGGACGCGCCGCTGCTGGCGCTGcgctgcctcctgctcctgcgCTACCAGCAGCCGCTGTCCCTCTTCATGCTCAAGAACCTCTTCTTCCTGACCTGCCGCGGCCTGGAGGCGCTGGAGACCTGCTGCCTCctccgccccgccgccgccccgccgcccgccaagtacggcccggccgccgccgcccccgccgccgccccgctgGCCCACGGGCTCTCCGACGTGGACGTGGGTCCCCACGGCTACGTGAACGCCTTGGCGGTcacagcccagggctga
- the IL17RA gene encoding interleukin-17 receptor A isoform X2 → MWNFTFDRFEVEPGQTYQVTVYHLPKLGINGDYNCKSTSLTMPDCRDSLMKRTIPCIKTGSLWEPRIQGKSLDDATLLVSFHPWMEPARYQIHVASYLNEKRCKMITHDFTEDGLQQQVNVTIKIEKNIKACCSYQVQIQPFFANCGTDCLRHSAFIPCEPLPSTEPSDDTMIWLYWCITGISVLLVGSVITVVLCMTKKRAERRRRKCNHDSLQAAPHTELSLPPLKLRKVWIVYSADHLLYVDVVMRFAEFLMTVCGTAVALDLLEDHHISELGPLPWLTRQKKEMEELSSKIIILCSRGTQAKWQAMLGSEPVCLKQDQQKPVGDLFTPALNLILPDFKKPACFGMYIVCYFEGISTERDIPDLFNVTSRYQLMDKFEDIYFRIQDLEKFEPGRIHRIQEITAENYIDTPSGRKLKEAIETFKNWQTEHPDWFENETICLDSDEELHSLNRESQVDSLLSEPGGIVKHQLHLREPDPSCCYTINLHMHEGESAGCKLQPQLNPCGDPNSQTVVLPMDVPPVQVVEPVSSMEDRNILSHHVLSNEDCMEGVPLLETSFPMRNNVILHDGSEASVADQSPANLSDVLSDHLNGLMYPLYQQSVIPSEPYLCQGEADEQNQLVFVDPCKDQRQSVQSDQGYISRCSPLPPEDLLEEEEEEEEEEDQEQQGGFHELSPEVLNSLKSLQKQLFFQDIQRRSSWSYPAEVMDIDQSLEDC, encoded by the exons ATG TGGAATTTCACTTTTGACCGTTTTGAAGTAGAACCTGGCCAGACTTACCAAGTGACTGTGTATCACCTGCCCAAACTGGGCATAAATGGAGACTACAATTGCAAGTCCACTTCTCTCACAATGCCTG ATTGCAGGGATTCTCTGATGAAAAGAACCATCCCATGTATAAAGACAG GCAGCTTGTGGGAACCCAGGATCCAGGGTAAAAGTCTAGATGATGCAACGCTGCTCGTGAGCTTCCACCCATGGATGGAGCCAGCCCGGTACCAAATCCATGTGGCCAGTTACCTGAATGAGAAGAGATGTAAAATGATCACCCACGATTTCACTGAG GATGGACTACAACAGCAAGTGAATGTCACAATCAAAATAGAGAAGAACATAAAAGCTTGCTGTAGCTACCAAGTACAG ATTCAGCCATTCTTTGCAAACTGTGGCACAGACTGTCTGAGACACTCTGCTTTCATCCCATGTGAACCACTTCCAA GTACAGAACCATCGG atgATACGATGATATGGCTCTACTGGTGTATCACCGGGATCTCTGTGTTACTAGTGGGGTCAGTCATAACAGTTGTGCTGTGCATGACTAAAAAACGAGCAG AGCGCCGGCGAAGGAAATGCAACCACGACAGTTTGCAAGCTG CACCGCACACCGAGCTGTCCCTGCCGCCCTTGAAGCTGCGGAAGGTTTGGATTGTGTACTCTGCTGATCACCTGCTCTACGTGGACGTGGTGATGAGGTTTGCTGAGTTCCTGATGACGGtctgtggcactgctgtggcCTTGGATCTGCTGGAAGACCACCACATCTCGGAGCTGGGGCCCTTACCCTGGCTCACACGGCAGAAGAAGGAAATGGAAGAGCTGTCTTCAAAGATCATCATCTTGTGTTCTCGGGGCACCCAGGCCAAATGGCAGGCCATGCTCGGGAGTGAGCCTGTGTGTCTCAAGCAAGATCAGCAGAAGCCAGTGGGAGACCTGTTCACCCCAGCCTTGAATCTGATCCTGCCAGATTTCAAGAAGCCAGCCTGTTTTGGAATGTACATAGTTTGCTACTTTGAGGGAATAAGTACTGAGAGAGATATACCTGATCTGTTCAATGTCACATCCAGATACCAGCTGATGGACAAGTTTGAGGATATTTATTTTCGGATTCAGGATCTGGAGAAGTTTGAACCTGGGCGGATCCATCGAATCCAGGAAATCACAGCTGAAAATTACATCGATACCCCCAGTGGGAGGAAGTTGAAAGAGGCCATAGAGACGTTCAAGAACTGGCAGACTGAGCACCCAGACTGGTTTGAGAATGAAACCATCTGCTTGGATAGTGATGAAGAGTTGCATTCCCTGAACAGAGAGAGCCAGGTGGATTCACTGCTGAGTGAGCCAGGTGGAATTGTGAAACACCAGCTGCACCTACGTGAGCCTGACCCCAGCTGCTGTTACACCATCAACCTCCACATGCATGAAGGTGAAAGTGCAGGCTGCAAGCTGCAGCCTCAGCTTAATCCATGTGGGGATCCAAATTCCCAGACTGTGGTCCTTCCTATGGATGTTCCTCCAGTTCAGGTAGTGGAGCCAGTCTCTTCCATGGAAGATAGAAATATACTCAGTCACCATGTGCTGAGCAATGAAGACTGTATGGAAGGAGTTCCTCTTCTGGAGACAAGCTTTCCAATGAGGAATAACGTCATCCTCCATGATGGCTCTGAAGCTTCAGTAGCTGACCAGAGTCCTGCAAACTTGTCAGATGTCCTGAGTGACCATCTGAATGGACTCATGTACCCTCTTTACCAGCAGAGTGTCATTCCTTCGGAGCCATATCTCTGCCAGGGGGAGGCTGATGAGCAGAACCAGCTGGTCTTTGTTGACCCATGCAAAGACCAAAGACAGTCAGTGCAGTCAGACCAGGGCTACATCTCCAGATGCTCCCCTCTGCCTCCTGAGGACCTTctagaggaggaggaggaagaggaggaggaggaggatcaGGAACAACAGGGGGGCTTCCACGAACTCTCTCCAGAGGTTTTGAACAGCCTAAAGAGCCTCCAGAAGCAGCTGTTTTTCCAGGACATTCAGAGGCGCTCTAGCTGGAGCTATCCTGCAGAGGTGATGGACATTGACCAATCTTTGGAGGACTGTTAG
- the IL17RA gene encoding interleukin-17 receptor A isoform X1: protein MAGAGPPPLLFLLPLLLPRPPSAAALRLLLDAAPPFTCSQPDLNCLVRNSTCMESSWLNVAAWTPSAPSSLHVSSDVFRKEDGKLVPVLQIEWKVATDASIRCLEGAELAVMQVSSNQQICAQFDFQNNLPLQVRPDGGRWNFTFDRFEVEPGQTYQVTVYHLPKLGINGDYNCKSTSLTMPDCRDSLMKRTIPCIKTGSLWEPRIQGKSLDDATLLVSFHPWMEPARYQIHVASYLNEKRCKMITHDFTEDGLQQQVNVTIKIEKNIKACCSYQVQIQPFFANCGTDCLRHSAFIPCEPLPSTEPSDDTMIWLYWCITGISVLLVGSVITVVLCMTKKRAERRRRKCNHDSLQAAPHTELSLPPLKLRKVWIVYSADHLLYVDVVMRFAEFLMTVCGTAVALDLLEDHHISELGPLPWLTRQKKEMEELSSKIIILCSRGTQAKWQAMLGSEPVCLKQDQQKPVGDLFTPALNLILPDFKKPACFGMYIVCYFEGISTERDIPDLFNVTSRYQLMDKFEDIYFRIQDLEKFEPGRIHRIQEITAENYIDTPSGRKLKEAIETFKNWQTEHPDWFENETICLDSDEELHSLNRESQVDSLLSEPGGIVKHQLHLREPDPSCCYTINLHMHEGESAGCKLQPQLNPCGDPNSQTVVLPMDVPPVQVVEPVSSMEDRNILSHHVLSNEDCMEGVPLLETSFPMRNNVILHDGSEASVADQSPANLSDVLSDHLNGLMYPLYQQSVIPSEPYLCQGEADEQNQLVFVDPCKDQRQSVQSDQGYISRCSPLPPEDLLEEEEEEEEEEDQEQQGGFHELSPEVLNSLKSLQKQLFFQDIQRRSSWSYPAEVMDIDQSLEDC from the exons atggcgggcgcggggccgccgccgctgctgtTCCTCCTGCCGCTCCTGCTGCCCCGGCCGCCCTCCGCCGCTGCCCTGCGGCTGCTGCTGGACGCCGCGCCGCCTTTCACCTGCTCGCAGCCG GATTTAAACTGTCTCGTAAGAAAta GCACTTGCATGGAGTCAAGCTGGCTGAATGTTGCTGCTTGGACTCCCTCTGCTCCAAGCAGTCTCCACGTTTCTTCTGATGTTTTCCGTAAGGAGGATGGAAAACTGGTCCCTGTGCTTCAGATAGAGTGGAAAGTGGCCACGGATG ccagcatcCGCTGTCTGGAAGGGGCAGAGCTCGCCGTCATGCAGGTCAGCAGCAATCAGCAGATCTGTGCCCAGTTTGACTTCCAGAACAATTTGCCTCTTCAGGTCCGTCCGGATGGAGGCCGG TGGAATTTCACTTTTGACCGTTTTGAAGTAGAACCTGGCCAGACTTACCAAGTGACTGTGTATCACCTGCCCAAACTGGGCATAAATGGAGACTACAATTGCAAGTCCACTTCTCTCACAATGCCTG ATTGCAGGGATTCTCTGATGAAAAGAACCATCCCATGTATAAAGACAG GCAGCTTGTGGGAACCCAGGATCCAGGGTAAAAGTCTAGATGATGCAACGCTGCTCGTGAGCTTCCACCCATGGATGGAGCCAGCCCGGTACCAAATCCATGTGGCCAGTTACCTGAATGAGAAGAGATGTAAAATGATCACCCACGATTTCACTGAG GATGGACTACAACAGCAAGTGAATGTCACAATCAAAATAGAGAAGAACATAAAAGCTTGCTGTAGCTACCAAGTACAG ATTCAGCCATTCTTTGCAAACTGTGGCACAGACTGTCTGAGACACTCTGCTTTCATCCCATGTGAACCACTTCCAA GTACAGAACCATCGG atgATACGATGATATGGCTCTACTGGTGTATCACCGGGATCTCTGTGTTACTAGTGGGGTCAGTCATAACAGTTGTGCTGTGCATGACTAAAAAACGAGCAG AGCGCCGGCGAAGGAAATGCAACCACGACAGTTTGCAAGCTG CACCGCACACCGAGCTGTCCCTGCCGCCCTTGAAGCTGCGGAAGGTTTGGATTGTGTACTCTGCTGATCACCTGCTCTACGTGGACGTGGTGATGAGGTTTGCTGAGTTCCTGATGACGGtctgtggcactgctgtggcCTTGGATCTGCTGGAAGACCACCACATCTCGGAGCTGGGGCCCTTACCCTGGCTCACACGGCAGAAGAAGGAAATGGAAGAGCTGTCTTCAAAGATCATCATCTTGTGTTCTCGGGGCACCCAGGCCAAATGGCAGGCCATGCTCGGGAGTGAGCCTGTGTGTCTCAAGCAAGATCAGCAGAAGCCAGTGGGAGACCTGTTCACCCCAGCCTTGAATCTGATCCTGCCAGATTTCAAGAAGCCAGCCTGTTTTGGAATGTACATAGTTTGCTACTTTGAGGGAATAAGTACTGAGAGAGATATACCTGATCTGTTCAATGTCACATCCAGATACCAGCTGATGGACAAGTTTGAGGATATTTATTTTCGGATTCAGGATCTGGAGAAGTTTGAACCTGGGCGGATCCATCGAATCCAGGAAATCACAGCTGAAAATTACATCGATACCCCCAGTGGGAGGAAGTTGAAAGAGGCCATAGAGACGTTCAAGAACTGGCAGACTGAGCACCCAGACTGGTTTGAGAATGAAACCATCTGCTTGGATAGTGATGAAGAGTTGCATTCCCTGAACAGAGAGAGCCAGGTGGATTCACTGCTGAGTGAGCCAGGTGGAATTGTGAAACACCAGCTGCACCTACGTGAGCCTGACCCCAGCTGCTGTTACACCATCAACCTCCACATGCATGAAGGTGAAAGTGCAGGCTGCAAGCTGCAGCCTCAGCTTAATCCATGTGGGGATCCAAATTCCCAGACTGTGGTCCTTCCTATGGATGTTCCTCCAGTTCAGGTAGTGGAGCCAGTCTCTTCCATGGAAGATAGAAATATACTCAGTCACCATGTGCTGAGCAATGAAGACTGTATGGAAGGAGTTCCTCTTCTGGAGACAAGCTTTCCAATGAGGAATAACGTCATCCTCCATGATGGCTCTGAAGCTTCAGTAGCTGACCAGAGTCCTGCAAACTTGTCAGATGTCCTGAGTGACCATCTGAATGGACTCATGTACCCTCTTTACCAGCAGAGTGTCATTCCTTCGGAGCCATATCTCTGCCAGGGGGAGGCTGATGAGCAGAACCAGCTGGTCTTTGTTGACCCATGCAAAGACCAAAGACAGTCAGTGCAGTCAGACCAGGGCTACATCTCCAGATGCTCCCCTCTGCCTCCTGAGGACCTTctagaggaggaggaggaagaggaggaggaggaggatcaGGAACAACAGGGGGGCTTCCACGAACTCTCTCCAGAGGTTTTGAACAGCCTAAAGAGCCTCCAGAAGCAGCTGTTTTTCCAGGACATTCAGAGGCGCTCTAGCTGGAGCTATCCTGCAGAGGTGATGGACATTGACCAATCTTTGGAGGACTGTTAG